Proteins from a single region of Corylus avellana chromosome ca11, CavTom2PMs-1.0:
- the LOC132165545 gene encoding protein PHOSPHATE STARVATION RESPONSE 1-like, whose protein sequence is MEARPAVSIRRSGANQLSSMGISGTLSSSLPVLPTPLEETYPKLPDSQQVSMERELVTRPLTHVSHLSSNSGVVGHMFSSSSGFSSDLHYSSHSPHEKLSRNSPFISQSSTNGASLPFTHSSHSEPLESTTSSHYPKENTASWHTDSLPSFLDFPVNTSIENGQVENSNCSAVLASEEFSKWADQLITDEDALASNWNELLADTNVAELEPKMAYQVPKLSPNFQSHQSQVHLQFPAPSGEIHAVAAPSSSAPASSSAPAKPRMRWTPELHEAFVEAVNQLGGSERATPKGVLKIMKVEGLTIYHVKSHLQKYRTARYRPESVEGSSEKKLTPIEEMSSLDLKTGIEITEALRLQMEVQKRLHEQLEIQRNLQLRIEEQGRCLQMMFEKQCKSGIDKLKAPASTLENPSAASSDAVPGSPDKSEPEASQVDHGKTITDPGSANTRMEESSPEQKAPETKAPQNSEPDACEANSQPSKRPRKDE, encoded by the exons ATGGAGGCACGCCCTGCTGTATCCATTCGAAGATCAGGTGCAAATCAGCTCAGTAGCATGGGGATTTCTGGAACACTGTCTTCATCTTTACCAGTCCTTCCAACCCCTTTGGAAGAAACATATCCTAAGCTACCAGACTCTCAACAGGTTTCCATGGAAAGAGAACTTGTAACAAGGCCTCTTACCCATGTGAGTCATTTATCCTCGAACAGTGGAGTAGTTGGTCACATGTTTTCATCATCCTCGGGATTTTCTTCAGATCTTCATTACTCATCTCATTCACCCCATGAAAAGCTTTCAAGAAACAGTCCTTTTATTTCTCAGTCATCAACTAATGGGGCATCTTTACCATTCACACATTCTTCTCATTCAGAACCTCTTGAATCTACAACGTCAAGTCATTATCCTAAAGAAAACACTGCTTCCTGGCATACTGATTCACTTCCAagttttcttgattttcctGTAAATACCTCTATTGAGAATGGTCAGGTAGAAAACAGTAATTGTAGTGCTGTCCTGGCATCTGAGGAATTTAGTAAATGGGCAGACCAGCTAATCACCGATGAAGATGCTTTGGCTTCTAATTGGAATGAGCTTCTTGCTGACACCAATGTTGCAGAGTTGGAACCAAAG ATGGCATACCAGGTGCCCAAACTATCTCCAAATTTTCAATCGCACCAGTCCCAAGTTCATCTGCAGTTTCCTGCTCCATCTGGAGAAATTCATGCTGTTGCTGCCCCCTCTTCCTCAGCCCCTGCCTCTTCCTCAGCCCCTGCAAAGCCACGCATGCGTTGGACACCAGAACTTCATGAAGCCTTTGTGGAGGCAGTCAATCAACTTGGTGGTAGTGAAA GAGCTACTCCAAAGGGTGTGCTGAAGATCATGAAAGTTGAAGGGTTAACAATCTATCATGTGAAAAGCCATTTGCAG AAATATAGGACAGCCAGATACAGACCAGAGTCGGTAGAAG GATCCTCTGAGAAAAAATTGACTCCTATAGAAGAAATGTCATCTCTTGACTTGAAAAC AGGTATTGAGATTACTGAAGCTCTGCGGTTGCAGATGGAAGTTCAGAAGCGGCTTCATGAACAGCTCGAG ATTCAAAGAAATCTACAGTTGCGTATAGAAGAACAAGGAAGATGCCTCCAAATGATGTTTGAGAAGCAATGCAAGTCTGGTATTGACAAGCTGAAGGCACCAGCATCCACTTTGGAGAACCCCTCTGCTGCGTCTTCCGATGCAGTACCGGGTTCCCCTGACAAAAGCGAACCGGAAGCCTCCCAGGTAGACCACGGTAAAACAATAACTGATCCAGGTAGTGCCAACACTAGGATGGAAGAAAGTTCGCCGGAGCAAAAGGCACCTGAAACTAAAGCTCCTCAGAATTCTGAGCCCGATGCTTGTGAAGCTAATTCTCAACCCTCAAAGCGTCCAAGAAAGGATGAATAG
- the LOC132165889 gene encoding cellulose synthase A catalytic subunit 4 [UDP-forming], protein MASNAMTGGLVAGSHTRNELHVLPSGDEQRPPTRQSASKICRVCGDEIGYKEDGELFVACHVCGFPVCRPCYDYERSEGNQSCPQCNTRYKRHKGCPRVAGDDDDNFDADDFDDEFQLKNRHDDSDRQHVTVHSENGDYNHPQWHPTGSFAGSVTGKDFEGEKDAYSNAEWKERIEKWKVRQEKRGLVNKDDGNNDQGEEDDYLLAEARQPLWRKIPIASSQISPYRIVIVLRLFILVFFLRFRVMTPAYDAYPLWLISVICEIWFAFSWILDQFPKWFPITRETYLDRLTMRFEREGEPNRLSPVDVFVSTVDPLKEPPIITANTVLSILSVDYPVEKVSCYVSDDGASMLLFDTLSETAEFARRWVPFCKKYSVEPRAPEFYFSQKIDYLKDKVLPSFVKDRRAMKREYEEFKVRINALVAKATKKPEEGWVMQDGTPWPGNNTRDHPGMIQVYLGSEGALDVEGKELPRLVYVSREKRPGYQHHKKAGAMNAMVRVSAVLTNAPFMLNLDCDHYINNSKAVREAMCFLMDPQLGKKLCYVQFPQRFDGIDRHDRYANRNIVFFDVNMKGLDGIQGPVYVGTGTVFNRPALYGYDPPVSEKRPKMTCDCLPSWCCCCCGGSRKSKPKKKDERGLLGRIYNKKKKMMGKNYVRKGSGSMFDLEDIEEGLEGYDELEKSSLMSQKNFEKRFGQSPVFIASTLMEEGGLPEGTSPTSLIKEAIHVISCGYEEKTEWGKEIGWIYGSVTEDILTGFKMHCRGWKSVYCMPKRPAFKGSAPINLSDRLHQVLRWALGSVEIFLSRHCPLWYAYGGKLKCLERLAYINTIVYPFTSIPLLAYCTLPAVCLLTGKFIIPTLTNLASIYFMALFLSIIATGILELRWSGVSIEDLWRNEQFWVIGGVSAHLFAVFQGLLKVLAGVDTNFTVTSKSADDAEFGELYLFKWTTLLIPPTTLIILNMVGVVAGVSDAINNGYGSWGPLFGKLFFAFWVIVHLYPFLKGLMGRQNRTPTIVVLWSVLLASIFSLIWVRIDPFLPKQTGPTLKQCGVDC, encoded by the exons ATGGCCTCCAACGCCATGACCGGCGGCCTTGTTGCTGGTTCTCACACCCGAAACGAACTCCATGTTTTGCCCAGTGGTGACGAG CAACGGCCTCCAACCCGTCAGTCGGCATCAAAAATTTGCAGAGTTTGTGGCGATGAGATTGGATACAAAGAAGATGGTGAGTTGTTTGTGGCGTGTCATGTGTGCGGCTTCCCCGTTTGCAGGCCATGTTATGACTATGAAAGGAGTGAAGGGAACCAGAGCTGTCCTCAGTGCAACACTCGCTATAAGCGCCATAAGG GATGCCCTAGAGTTGCTGGAGACGACGACGACAACTTCGATGCagatgattttgatgatgagttTCAGCTTAAGAATCGCCATGATGATTCCGATAGGCAGCATGTCACCGTCCATTCG GAAAATGGGGACTACAATCACCCGCAGTGGCATCCTACTGGTTCTTTTGCAGGAAGTG TTACTGGTAAGGATTTTGAAGGCGAGAAAGATGCCTACAGCAATGCAGAatggaaagaaagaatagagaaGTGGAAAGTCAGGCAAGAAAAGAGAGGTTTGGTGAACAAAGATGATGGAAATAATGATCAAGGCGAAGAAGATGACTACCT TTTGGCTGAAGCCAGGCAACCGCTGTGGAGGAAAATACCAATTGCCTCAAGTCAAATCAGTCCATACCGCATAGTCATTGTTCTCCGGCtcttcattcttgttttcttcctcCGCTTTCGAGTTATGACTCCAGCATATGATGCTTATCCCCTGTGGCTCATCTCTGTAATCTGCGAGATATGGTTTGCCTTCTCTTGGATTCTTGACCAATTCCCTAAGTGGTTCCCCATCACCCGAGAGACTTACTTGGACCGCTTGACCATGAGGTTTGAGCGTGAGGGAGAACCAAACCGTTTATCCCCAGTTGATGTTTTTGTGAGTACTGTCGACCCTCTTAAGGAACCGCCAATCATAACTGCAAACACTGTTCTTTCCATCTTGTCTGTCGATTACCCTGTTGAGAAGGTGAGCTGTTATGTGTCGGATGATGGTGCATCAATGCTCCTTTTTGATACACTATCAGAAACTGCTGAGTTTGCAAGAAGATGGGTGCCATTTTGCAAGAAATATAGTGTTGAGCCAAGAGCCCCTGAGTTTTACTTCTCTCAGAAGATTGACTACTTGAAAGACAAGGTGCTGCCCAGCTTTGTAAAGGACCGCAGGGCTATGAAA AGAGAGTATGAAGAGTTCAAGGTAAGGATTAATGCATTGGTGGCAAAGGCTACAAAGAAACCAGAAGAAGGATGGGTGATGCAGGACGGTACCCCGTGGCCAGGAAACAACACTCGCGATCATCCCGGCATGATTCAG GTATATCTTGGAAGTGAGGGTGCACTAGATGTGGAAGGTAAGGAGTTGCCACGGCTAGTATATGTTTCCCGTGAGAAACGTCCAGGCTATCAACACCACAAGAAAGCTGGTGCCATGAATGCTATG GTTCGAGTTTCTGCAGTGCTTACCAATGCACCTTTCATGTTGAATCTGGATTGTGATCACTACATCAACAATAGCAAGGCTGTAAGGGAAGCCATGTGCTTTTTGATGGATCCCCAGCTCGGAAAGAAACTCTGCTATGTCCAGTTTCCTCAAAGATTCGATGGCATTGATCGACACGATAGATATGCTAATCGCAATATTGTGTTCTTCGAT GTTAACATGAAAGGCTTAGATGGCATCCAAGGTCCAGTGTACGTCGGCACTGGAACTGTCTTCAACAGACCGGCATTGTATGGCTATGATCCACCGGTGTCTGAGAAGCGGCCGAAGATGACATGTGACTGCTTGCCTTCGTGGTGCTGCTGCTGTTGTGGTGGTTCAAGGAAGTCAAAGccaaagaagaaagatgaaagaGGCCTGCTTGGGAGAATctacaacaagaagaaaaaaatgatgggGAAGAACTATGTGAGGAAAGGGTCAGGATCCATGTTTGATCTTGAAGATATTGAAGAAGGGCTTGAAGGCTATGATGAGTTGGAGAAATCATCACTTATGtcacaaaagaattttgagaaACGTTTTGGACAATCACCAGTGTTCATTGCTTCCACTCTTATGGAAGAGGGTGGCCTTCCTGAAGGAACTAGTCCAACATCACTTATTAAGGAGGCCATTCATGTTATCAGCTGTGGCTATGAAGAGAAAACGGAATGGGGCAAAGAG ATTGGGTGGATATATGGTTCTGTCACAGAAGATATTTTGACAGGCTTCAAGATGCACTGCAGAGGATGGAAGTCAGTGTACTGCATGCCAAAGAGACCAGCTTTCAAGGGGTCAGCTCCAATCAATCTATCAGATCGTTTGCACCAAGTTCTGAGATGGGCTCTCGGCTCTGTTGAAATTTTCCTTAGTCGCCATTGCCCTCTATGGTATGCTTATGGAGGAAAGCTGAAATGTCTGGAGAGATTGGCTTACATTAACACCATTGTTTACCCTTTCACTTCCATCCCTCTGCTTGCATACTGCACCCTTCCAGCCGTCTGCCTTCTGACTGGAAAATTCATCATCCCGACT CTGACAAACCTTGCTAGCATATATTTTATGGCTCTTTTCCTCTCCATCATAGCAACGGGCATTCTTGAGCTCAGATGGAGCGGCGTGAGCATTGAAGACTTGTGGCGTAATGAGCAATTCTGGGTGATCGGTGGCGTCTCAGCGCATCTCTTTGCTGTCTTTCAAGGCCTCCTCAAGGTCCTTGCTGGAGTTGACACCAACTTCACTGTGACATCCAAGTCAGCTGATGATGCAGAGTTTGGGGAGCTCTACCTATTCAAATGGACAACCCTTCTCATCCCACCAACCACTCTTATAATTTTGAACATGGTGGGAGTTGTGGCCGGAGTTTCCGACGCCATTAACAACGGCTATGGCTCATGGGGTCCGTTATTCGGGAAGCTGTTTTTCGCCTTCTGGGTCATTGTGCATCTTTATCCTTTCCTCAAAGGTCTAATGGGAAGGCAAAACAGGACTCCTACCATAGTAGTACTTTGGTCTGTACTGCTTGCATCAATTTTCTCATTGATTTGGGTTCGAATTGATCCTTTCTTGCCTAAGCAAACCGGACCAACCCTTAAACAATGTGGGGTGGACTGCTAG